A single window of Cygnus olor isolate bCygOlo1 chromosome 10, bCygOlo1.pri.v2, whole genome shotgun sequence DNA harbors:
- the HESX1 gene encoding homeobox expressed in ES cells 1 has translation MLAEGEIMASTSLCAANTSVSQNLRKASSFVENKTTQCSFSIESILGLEQKKDGIPAVKPHRPWMDGCTNLVLGDDSNSHLQIPVVSYENSLFRGNSDPMQEEKVLKCEKYFSVTERLSFKRELSWYRGRRPRTAFNRNQIEVLENVFKMNSYPGIDIREELARKLDLDEDRIQIWFQNRRAKLKRSHRESQFLMVKNTFTSSLLE, from the exons ATGCTAGCTGAAGGTGAAATCATGGCAAGTACATCGCTGTGTGCTGCTAATACGTCAGTGTCTCAGAATCTTCGGAAAGCATCTagttttgtagaaaataaaaccacacagtGCTCCTTTTCCATTGAAAGTATTTTGGGATTGGAGCAGAAAAAAGATGGCATTCCAGCAGTGAAACCTCACAGACcatggatggatggatgcaCCAACTTGG TTTTAGGTGATGACAGTAATTCCCATCTGCAAATCCCTGTTGTTTCCTatgaaaattcattatttcGTGGTAACAGTGATCcaatgcaagaggaaaaagttttgaaatgtgaaaaatatttttcagtcactgAAAGGCTATCTTTCAAACGGGAATTGAGCTGGTACAGGGGTAGAAGACCAAGAACCGCTTTCAATAGAAACCAG ATTGAAgtcttggaaaatgtttttaaaatgaactccTACCCCGGCATTGATATTAGAGAAGAACTAGCCCGCAAATTAGACTTAGATGAAGACAGGATCCAG atCTGGTTCCAGAACCGTCGTGCAAAGCTGAAGAGATCACACCGAGAATCACAGTTTCTAATGGTGAAAAATACTTTCACCTCCAGCCTGCTAGAGTAG